The window ACAAATTCTTCAATAATGCGTTCATCAATACCCTCATACCTACCACAAATAAAAATAATATGTAAATACGACAAAGCTAATCGTTTTGCATCATTTTGAATAAAATGCTTTGCAACAGGTGTAAGGTATATTACATGAGAATCCTTGGTAATAACAGATTCTAATGCACGTGATAAAACATCTGCACACAAAACCAAACCCGCACCACCACCAACTTGAAAATCATCGACTTTTTTGTATTTATTTAAACTAAAATCTCTAACATTTATAATCTCGATTTCAATGATTTTATTTGATATAGCACGTTTTAATATAGAATCTTCAAAATATCCAGAAATAAGATTTGGGAAAAGAGTAAGAAATGTAAATTTCATTTCTACGATGTCTCTAAAATCAAAATAGCATCTCTAGTATATATAATCTTTTTATCTAAATCCACATTGATTATATATCTATCAATATATGGAATCATAAAGCTATGTGGCTTACTAAACTTATCCATATTTGTTTTAATGATTAGATAGTCCATATTTCCTACACGCTCTATATTTTCAACAATACCAAGCAATATACCATTATCAATAATATTTAATCCTACAATATCAAACCAAAAAAATTCATCACTATCTAATTTACATATTTTTAATGTTGTATCTTTAGTAGTGTATAATTCATAAGAAGTAAGAGCTTTAGCCTCATCTATTGTGTTAATCTCTAAAAATTTTATACTATTTTGGTGAGGATTAAAATGCTCTATTGTAAGAAATGTATTTTTGCACAAAAAAATATTATTTGGCTTAAATATATCAATAAAATCAGTATAAATAATAAGCTTTAAATGACCTTTCAATCCTATGCTTTTGCCACATTTAGCCACAAGAATATCAAAATCCATTATATAGATTCTACTACTATTTTATAGCTTATCCCATCTTTTGCTTTGCAACCAGATATAAGTGTCTTGATGGAGCTAATCATTTTTCCATTTCTACCAACAATTCTACCAATATCATTGCTATTTGCATAAATTACTATATCACAACTACTATCTTGGCTATTAATGCTCTTTGTAACACTAATGTGTTCAGCATGTGATGCTATTTTCTTTACATATGATTTAATAAAATCATCTACCATAGGAATCAAACTATTTTGTAATTTCTTTTACTCTATCACTCATTTTTGCACCAACACCAATCCAATAATCCAATCTTTCTTTATTAATATTTTTAAAATCAGGATTTAAAGGATTGTAATAGCCAATAGATTCTATCCAACCACCATCTCTTCTTTTTCTACTATCAGTTACTACGATTCTATAAAATGGTTTTTTCTTTCTTCCAACTCTAGTAAGTCTTATAACTGTTGCCATAATGCTCCTTTTGTATTAAATTTGAAATGTTATCTTAATTATTGCATTTTGTTAAGATTTGCACTTTTAATCATATTCATTATATTTTTTACACCATTTGGCGATGACATTTGCTTTGCCATTTTTGCTGCTGTCTCGAATTGTTTTAGAGATCTATTAATATCGCTTACATCAAGACCGCAACCCTTTGCTATACGTTTTTTTCTACTACCATTTAAAATAGAAGGATTATCTCTTTCTTTTTGTGTCATAGATGAAACCATGGCTTTAATATTTTTAATCTCAACAGAATTATCAATATCTACATTTTTTAATGCATCACCCATGGCACCAAGTCCTGGCATCATTGAGATCAATGATTTCATAGAACCCATTTTCTTGATACTTTCTAATTGTGATAAAAAATCACTAAAAGTAAATTCACCTTTTCTTATTTTTTTTGTTAATCTTTTTGCTTCTTTTTCATCTACAACTGCTGTAGTTTTTTCTATAAATCCAGCTACATCTCCAGCTCCCATTAACCTACTAACAATTCTATCTGGTATAAAAATATCCAAATCGGCAGTTTTTTCACCACTACCAATAAATCTAATAGGAATCCCAATCTGTTTTGTTACAGATAGTGCTATACCACCTTTTGCATCACTATCAAATTTGCTAAGGATAATACCACTAAGACCAATTTCTTTATTAAAATTATCAGCACTTCTTATAGCATCTTGACCGCTTAAGCTATCTAATACATAAAATACTTCATCTACTTTAATGCTATTTTTAATATCTTTGAGCTCATTCATAAGCTCTTCATTGATAGATAATCTCCCTGCTGTATCAATGATGACGACATCATATGTAGAATCTTTAGCATATTTAATAGAATCTTTTGCAACAAGCGTAGGGTTACTATTTTCTTGTGTAAAAATATCAACCTCAATTTCATCTGCAAGCTGTTTTAATTGCTCTATTGCAGCTAGTCTTTGTAAATCACAAGCAACAAGTAAAACTTTTTTTCCTCTTAATTTTAAATAATTTGCTAGCTTTGCACTGCTTGTAGTTTTTCCACTACCTTGCAAACCAACCATAAGCACAATAGTTGGAGGTTTTTGTGCATATGAGAATCCATAATTACCACTAAATACACTATCTAAAGAAGTAGCAAGAGCTTTTGAAAAAGAATCTTTTCCTATTCCATTTTTTTTGCACTCACTCTCTACTTGAGAGACTATTTCTTTTGTGACTTTATGATATACATCATTTTTCAATAATGTTTTTTTTAATTCATCTAAACTACGAGTAAGGGCTTTTTCATCATCTAAGAATCTAATCTTATTCACAATGCCTTTAAAAGAATTAGTCAATGTATCAAACAAAATACTACTCCAAAAATACAGTAAAGCAAAAATTATAGTAAAGTTTGTATTTTACAATTATTTTCTAAAATAAACAACATTTAAAAATACAAATTAAGTTTATTATTATGTAATAAAAATTATTATTATTGCGTAGTAAAATTTTATATTTATTAAATTATTATTAGGAGATGGGTAGTGAGTAAAGCTGTTTTCACGGAAATACTAAAAGAAAAAAAATTAAAAATAACTCCACAAAGAATAGCTATTCTAGAAGAGTTGGAGAAAAATGGACACTCAAGTGTTGATGATATTTTTAATAGGATTAAACCTAAAGTGCCATCTGTTTCACTTGCTACAGTGTATAAAAATATTTTAACTCTACAGAGTGTGAATATACTAAAGAGTGTTAAAACACCAACACATAAACAAAAATATGAAATCAATATAAAACCTCATGTGCATTTATTTTGTAAAATATGCGAGAATCTGGAAGATTTTGCAATAGATACGAAAGAGTTTCAAGAATATTGTAGAAAACAGAGTAGTTATCATTGCATAGAAGAAGTATCAGTGCTATTAACAGGAATATGCAAAAAATGTGCAAAATGATTTAAGCAGAAAAACATTGTAGAAATTTTTACAATAAAAAATTCTTTATTATTATAGACTTTGTTACTCTTTAAAAACTTAGCTTAGAATCTTATGATAAATATTTATTATTAGCATTCCTGCTAATAATAAAATTAAGCACCACCTTTTGCAGCAGCTCCTAATCCCCACATAGGCAAGAAGATCCCAAGTGCAAGCAATAATACCAAACATGCAATAAAGAAAGTCATAATAGGCTCTATATATGCAGATAAGTTATCAATAATATAATCATATTTGATTTTATAATATTCAGCCACAGAAGCAAGCATCTTATCCAATTCACCAGATTGCTCACCTGTATTTACCATCTGCAAAGTCATAGGCTCAAAATATCCAGTCTCAATAAAAGCTTCTGTAAGTGTTATACCGCGTTTAATACTTGAATCAACGACTATAAACTTATTTTTCATATAATCATTATCAAGCAACGATGCAGAAGATTCTAATCCTTCTTCTAATGATATACCAGCTTTTAAAAGAAGTGATAATGTTGTTACATATTGGTTCATATTAGCCAAAAATATAATATTACCTATCAATTTTACTTTTAATATATATTGGTCAAATTTCAGCTTAAATGATGCGCTATTTCTATATCGATTTTTTATTACCATAATTGCTACAAATATACCTATACCAACTAATAAGCCATAATTAGTCATTACCTCTTCTATTCCTATTAGTATCCTTGTTGGTAATGGTAAATTTGCACCAAGTTCGGCAAATATGCTTTTAAATTGTGGAATAACAAGCAAAATAAGTGCAACAAATGCTATGGCCATAGCAGATATTACTATAATTGGATAACGCATAGCTTTTTTAAACTTTGCTCTATTATCTCTTAATTCTTCTAAGCTTTTAACAAGCATTGCTAAAGATTCTGCTAAGTTACCTGTTTTTTCACCCAAAGAAATCATAGAAATTGTAAGTCCGCCAACTACTTTTTTATGATCCATAAAGGATTCTGTAAGTGTCCTACCACTATTTACACCATTTAACACAGTATCAAAAACAATCACAAGTCTTTCATTTGATGTATATTTTACTAGATCTTCTAATGTAGTGTGAATTGATATACCTGAATTTAACATAAAAGACATTTGCTTAAATGCAGCGATCAAATCATCATATTTAATCTTTTTATCTTTTGTTAAATCATTATATAATTTTAAATAAAATGGTGGTTCAGCTTCTACCGCTGATACCGGTTTAATTTTATATTTTGTTCTAGCAACATCAAAAGCCATCTCTGGAGTTGTTGCCCTAACAACAATATCAACTTTTCTACCATTTTTCCGTGAGGATACTTTATAAAACTTCATAATTTTGCCACCCTATAAACTTCATCTAAACTTGTTCTACCTTCCAATGCTTTTAATAATGCGTCTTCAAACATAGTAACAAACCCATCTTTTCTTGCTTCTGCTAATAATTCATCTTTTGTAGCATTTGCAGAAATCAACCTCCTCATACCTTCTGTCCCAAGTATAACTTCAGATATGACCTCACGACCTATATAACCTTGCATGCCACAA of the Helicobacter sp. MIT 99-5507 genome contains:
- the trmD gene encoding tRNA (guanosine(37)-N1)-methyltransferase TrmD, giving the protein MKFTFLTLFPNLISGYFEDSILKRAISNKIIEIEIINVRDFSLNKYKKVDDFQVGGGAGLVLCADVLSRALESVITKDSHVIYLTPVAKHFIQNDAKRLALSYLHIIFICGRYEGIDERIIEEFVDEVFCIGDFILTGGEIPALCLCDSIARNINFVLGNAESLCGESFEGGILEPPIFTKQINETKKISNLKLPSEYSKGNHNKIKVLKYELSLCKTKYFRPDIYQGY
- the rimM gene encoding ribosome maturation factor RimM (Essential for efficient processing of 16S rRNA) produces the protein MDFDILVAKCGKSIGLKGHLKLIIYTDFIDIFKPNNIFLCKNTFLTIEHFNPHQNSIKFLEINTIDEAKALTSYELYTTKDTTLKICKLDSDEFFWFDIVGLNIIDNGILLGIVENIERVGNMDYLIIKTNMDKFSKPHSFMIPYIDRYIINVDLDKKIIYTRDAILILETS
- a CDS encoding KH domain-containing protein, with product MVDDFIKSYVKKIASHAEHISVTKSINSQDSSCDIVIYANSNDIGRIVGRNGKMISSIKTLISGCKAKDGISYKIVVESI
- the rpsP gene encoding 30S ribosomal protein S16, which produces MATVIRLTRVGRKKKPFYRIVVTDSRKRRDGGWIESIGYYNPLNPDFKNINKERLDYWIGVGAKMSDRVKEITK
- the ffh gene encoding signal recognition particle protein, producing MFDTLTNSFKGIVNKIRFLDDEKALTRSLDELKKTLLKNDVYHKVTKEIVSQVESECKKNGIGKDSFSKALATSLDSVFSGNYGFSYAQKPPTIVLMVGLQGSGKTTSSAKLANYLKLRGKKVLLVACDLQRLAAIEQLKQLADEIEVDIFTQENSNPTLVAKDSIKYAKDSTYDVVIIDTAGRLSINEELMNELKDIKNSIKVDEVFYVLDSLSGQDAIRSADNFNKEIGLSGIILSKFDSDAKGGIALSVTKQIGIPIRFIGSGEKTADLDIFIPDRIVSRLMGAGDVAGFIEKTTAVVDEKEAKRLTKKIRKGEFTFSDFLSQLESIKKMGSMKSLISMMPGLGAMGDALKNVDIDNSVEIKNIKAMVSSMTQKERDNPSILNGSRKKRIAKGCGLDVSDINRSLKQFETAAKMAKQMSSPNGVKNIMNMIKSANLNKMQ
- a CDS encoding Fur family transcriptional regulator codes for the protein MSKAVFTEILKEKKLKITPQRIAILEELEKNGHSSVDDIFNRIKPKVPSVSLATVYKNILTLQSVNILKSVKTPTHKQKYEINIKPHVHLFCKICENLEDFAIDTKEFQEYCRKQSSYHCIEEVSVLLTGICKKCAK
- a CDS encoding type II secretion system F family protein, translating into MKFYKVSSRKNGRKVDIVVRATTPEMAFDVARTKYKIKPVSAVEAEPPFYLKLYNDLTKDKKIKYDDLIAAFKQMSFMLNSGISIHTTLEDLVKYTSNERLVIVFDTVLNGVNSGRTLTESFMDHKKVVGGLTISMISLGEKTGNLAESLAMLVKSLEELRDNRAKFKKAMRYPIIVISAMAIAFVALILLVIPQFKSIFAELGANLPLPTRILIGIEEVMTNYGLLVGIGIFVAIMVIKNRYRNSASFKLKFDQYILKVKLIGNIIFLANMNQYVTTLSLLLKAGISLEEGLESSASLLDNDYMKNKFIVVDSSIKRGITLTEAFIETGYFEPMTLQMVNTGEQSGELDKMLASVAEYYKIKYDYIIDNLSAYIEPIMTFFIACLVLLLALGIFLPMWGLGAAAKGGA